tgaacaagttgaTTTCTCTGAATATCCTTATTCTCGcctgtaaaatgagataatggaaCCTACTTCTTACTGTTGTTTTGAGGAATAAATAAGATGATAAATGAAAATGCCCGGTATGCTGTCGGGCACCTggaaacattttacaaaatattagctaGTTTTATCATTGTTGCCATTGTTGTTTTTATTCCCcagctctgttttatttttcttctctattctaGAATTTTCTGCGTTCAGTTTATCCAGGACTAAATTGAATTGGATTGAACGTAGATGTATCTTCTTGTCCAGTTTTTACCTGCAACCTCTGCTGTGACCCACATGGTCTACTCTCAcaaattcctgctctgccacttggcAAACCATTCACATACATGGAAACTCCTTGGAATGCTTGTCACCAGCATGTACTAACATCTCAATTCAAACaatttgcttgctttttcttgttggctcaaaattcttaatttttaaagtttttgtttttccaatgcATCTTTCAAATGAGTTTGTTTTCCTTCATAGTTTTATGGGATCTATAATGAATATTTAATCACTTCACCCTTCTTTCATCTGAATTCTATTAATTAAGCTTGTATATGTTTCCCTTTTCCCTGGTGTTCCCGAAGCAATCTTTTAACTCGTAGctactttccatttaaaaaaaccaatcttcagtttcctcttcttcctctttctgctctcccTTGACTGCTTTTTCGCTTGGCCCCAAAGCGAAGCAGTGAAAAGCCTTTGCCTCTTGGCTGCAACCCGCTGGGCTGTGTCGGGGCTCTCCCATCACAACAGAGTGGATTGCCAGAAACTTGTTCTAACACAACGCTCGTCCTTGTAATCCCTTCCCATGCTGTAAGCAAAGCGAGTACATCCTCTGCCTTCCTTGGGCACATAATTACTTCCCCTCGTGTGGCAGAGCTTCCTGTAGGACAATCAGAGAGCCGCAGTGTTTGGAGGCCAGCTGAGGAAGAATGCCTGCCAGCAGCCTCCTTCTATGAGGCTATTATGCTGGAGGAAGGGTTTAGCGGCGCAAGCATCAGCTGTGAAATGCCAGGTTCAAATTCTGACTTGGCCATTTGCCTACACGTAATGTTGGAGGAATGCTTGTGCAGCTCTGTGTTTGGGGAGGGGAGTCTTGCTAAGTGAGAACACTACTGCTGCTCCCTTTCAAATGAGCGCAGGACCTAGGGAAACAttgatattatctttttttttttttaacgtgtaaattcatttattaatttaaataaaaatatatgatcaaCACCATACAAACAGATAATTCTAAATCTACTTTGAAGCTGAATCATCAATAAGTATCTATTTGAAAACTATACATCTAGTACCATATTATACCAAAAATAAGGCTGCTGTCCTCACAGGGTATAAGGATCATTGGTAATCAATCATTAACCTAGTGAATGTCATAATATATTGGAGAATACTGGAAGACTAGCACATTTCTCTGGACATCACTTATGTTGCCCTTCTGACAGACTTGTAGATCTAGACGAGATTAGTTTGGAAAAGAAGTCTCATTTAGTCCAGAAAATCTTCAGAGTCCAATATAGTTCTGGGCTAATCAGAGACTAAAGAACCCTtataaggttcttttttttttttaagctcttttaatgtggaccatttttaaagtctttattgaatttgttacaacattggttctgtttatgttttggttttttgggccTAAGGTacgtgggatcctagctccctgaccagggaacgaGCCTGCACCCCTGGCCAAGtctcaaccactagaccaccagggaagtccctataaggtTTATATAACGAAGTAGGCTTGGGAATCAAGCAGTCTtattctgaattagtgttttagtCAAAGGTATGGAATCAACGATCAAGTAACAGGGATTTCTGTAATGTCCCCCAATGCCAAGTGACCCCTAATTTTCTGTTTCCTACTACGATGATTCCTTGATGAGGGGCAGAAGGCATAAAGAATACTGccagctataaaataaactgCACTCCAATGTCTATGATCATTaaagataaatcttttttttttaaatataagaaacgCACTGAATCAAATGAATGCTAATTAAAGCAAATGTCGTGTACGTAAAACTGAGGTAAGAAACCTCTAATTACACAGGAAATCTATGGAAGGATTAATCAGTTTAAGAGAAGAATCATTTTTCCAGTAGCCCCACTGCTATGAATGATATCTTCATGAGCCTGGGCCACCTTCTCCAACGGATACTGGGGACCTATTACTGGTCTCAACCAACCAACTTCCATTCCGgcttgaagggctgctgcaaacTGCTGAAATTCCTCCTTGGTGGATGAATAGAGAGCAACTCCTATTATGCTAGATTCCTTTGCCATGGTGTCCCGTGGGTTTATTTCAATAGGACCTCTGCTGCCAACAACTATTACTCTCCCTCCATGTGACAAGAGATTCAAATCTTTGCTAAGATTTACATTAGCTAACATTTCAATAATCACATCAACTCCTTTTTCACCAacagatttcttaattttatcaatataatTAGCTTCTTTGTGATTAAACACTTCGTGGGCTCCATTTTGTAAAACAATCTTTTGTCCTTCCTCAGTACCAGCTGTGCCCCAAACCTTTAAGCCGTAAGCTCTAGCAATTTGGCACGCTGCTATTCCAACTCCTCCACTAGCCCCATGAACCAGAACACTTTCTCCAGCTTTCACACGGGCACTGTGGAGCAGAGCTCGATACGCAGTGAAATACGGGATCCCGACGGCAGCCCCTTGTTTAAAGTCCAGCGTTTCTGGCAGCGGGTACACAGTGTGATCGGCTGCCAGCGCGTACTCTGCGTAGCCCCCAGAGATCGTGCTGGTAGTGAAAACTCTGTCACCCTTCTTGAAAGCTGATACACTCTCTCCAACAGCTTCTATTATCCCAGCCACATCGAAGCCAGGAGTATAGGGTAGAAGTGGTTTTCTACTGTAAGTACCAGAGCGAATATATGTGTCCACTGGGTTTATACCACATCCTTGGACTTTGATTAGAACCTGATGGTCTTTTGGAATTGGTATGGCAACATCTGACTGGAGTTTCAGCACTTCTGGTCCACCAAATTCAAAAACTCTAATAGCTCTCATCAACTTCTGTCCAGTCGCCATGGTGACCTAGATACCGGTTCTAGAGTGGGAAATCACAATCTGTGAGCGCTCCCTCAGGTTCccggggaaggggtgggggcgaTATTATCTTTGCATCATATCATGGACATAATAGATGTTTCCTCCTCCCTTGATATAATTTTCCACGTATCTCAGAACTCCATGTTTAGGGAGACATGTTTTGACTTTTCTCTTGCATTTTTCTTCCATTGAAAacggggatgggggagaggaataAACTGGGAGACGGGATTGACAACATGCACACTACTGTATGTAGACTAGGtcactaataagaacctgctgcaCAGCACTACTATATGTAGACTAGGtcactaataagaacctgctgctcagcagggaactctactccgtACTCTGTAATGAcgtatatgggaatagaatctaaaaaagagtggatagatgtatatgtataactgattcattttgccatacagcagaaactaatacaacattgtacatcaactatatgccaataaaaaatttaattaaaaaaataaagtggggaTCATGTCATTTTTGCCAATTTCTAAATAGAGCTGGGGGGATTCCCTTAGATATCGCTAATGTTAGCAAGATGTAGAATCAGAAAAATGCTTCTTCTGTGATCACCATTCACTGCCGATTGATATTGCTTTGTGGCATACCTCTTTACTTTCACGTGGAACTACATAACTTGTATAAGGCCATATAAGGTACAGTTGGGGCTTGAACTTAACCTGGCTATGGTCTTTCTGTCACCTCATGCAGCTCCTGACATGTTTCTATGGAGACATAGGCCCAGCTTCTTAGGAAACTTTCACTAAGTCTTGCCGTAGCTCAATACCGGTCCTAGAAGGGAGCTGGAATCAGGAAGGCAGCAGCTCAGCTGAACGCAGAAAACCTCTGAGTCAGGAATTCTTCTCCTACTCCGAGCCCTGCCCTTTCTAAAGACTGAAACTACTTTTATTTGCGTTTTAGCCTTTAAGTTAATTAATGGGAATTAATACGTGTGTAAGAACTTCAGAAATTTCCCAAAGGCTCATTATAAATTTAGTGTAAAAAGAgcagtggatatatatatatatatatttaagatagaGCGCTCATTAAAATTTTAGGTtattaataaaaacttttatcAGGGCAAGTTTAGTGTGAGTGCTAGGATGAAGATATCAGTTAACATACTTGAGCCATATTCAATTGACtctgacaagagaagccatgtgGGGTGTTGTGTGTGCGTAGAGTcaaggggaggggaggttggTAGTAAGAAGTATTAAAGGCTGCCAGAAAAGCAcatattcataattttcttttgttaggAAAAAGGTTCCCAATTTAACTGTTTGTATAATACATCTAAAACCTCCTCTGCTATCACAGGATGTAGCAGAGAAAAATGGCATTTagtgtatataaaaacagaaccGAGTGTCTGCTTATCTGGGAATTtatatctgtttattcatttatgatCTCCAGCCAGGTAGCCTGATCAATGATAACAGGAGAGGTTTACGAGGAACGTTGCGTGCACCAACTCCACTGTTTCCACAGAGAATAAGTGCACAAAAGTAAATCTTCGTACAAACAGGAAAGTGGCTTAACTTATGCTCTTTCTAACTGTCTTTAAATATAGGCTTAAACTGGTTGGGCCTCTGTGGGCTTTCCCCTGGCTTAGTATCACTGCGTTTAGCGTAAGAAGGTACCTGAGAGGCACTCGTCTCTCATTGCGCACATGTCCTTTCTATGTAATTCTAAAGGTCAGGCTGGATATGCTTGCAAACGCCAGAAACTATGACTCCCTCCTTTGCTAGGGAGCAGGTCCTGTTATAAGACCGTGGAGAAGTGGTGGGTCTTTGCTAGAACACACCTCGCCTTGGGGTAGAATCTCCCTCCCTCAGCTTCCACCCCTGTACCCAGCACAGGGACCATCACAGTGATGACACAGTGCTTTCGAAATACTGGAGGGGCATCTTGGCTCTCGCAAATAATTTATCTTCCTGGGTTAAACAGCTCCATTTCCCATAATTATTTTGTTATCACATGTTCTAATTTTTAGAATTCTACAAATCCTACAGCCTGacaatacttttaatttttttgaatgtgACCCCAAGAAGCAGGCACCCCAAGCTGTATGAGGTCTGTGGGATTACAGGGTAGTGTGACAACACCTGTGTCTGGAGTCTATACCCCCACTGTTTTAGCTAACAGTAAGATTATGAATTCCTTATGAGCAGGAACTGGCCCTACTGCAGTAGGTAGAGTAGTAAATGAATAAAGCTGTGTGAATACTTCCTAACAGCAATGACAATGACACAAACCACTGGTCAGTCAACACATCCCCTTCCTGTTAACAGTTAGAGGATTCCCTGGGTCCTAGTAGATGTTCTGTCAGCCCTTATCAGGTCAGAGAGCATCTTTCCAGCTCTAACACTGATATCACTCCAGCTGCCTGATTACCCCAAGCCCTCTTTGTCTTCTAGAACTCCAGCTACTCCACCTGGTCCTGTGTCACATGCAGACACGAAAAAGCATGTTTTCTGATCTTCATGCAAGTTACTGCCAAAGGTATCAAATAGGATAGAACCTTACAGCATGCTTATTGGTCCATTGGTCAACCTTGCTCATCACTGGGGTTTTAAGTCTAATTAATTGTACCAGCACGACCATCACATCTACATGGAAACCATAGCAGGTTTtgcccttttaaaataaaaacattcaacatTTAGTCACCCCTTACATTCCAACATTTAGTCAATAGGTACCAATTGAACCTCTTCCAAGCATCTTGTATTATATTGGATGTTGGGAATACAATAAAGATCAAAAGGGACAAAGCCCTtgttctcatggagtttacattataaaggaaaaataaggaaataaataattacaattgTGACTGGTCCTGTGAAGGAAATAAGCAGAGTGATGAGATAGTTCCAGGTGGAACCTACTTTATATAGAGCAGGCAAGGAAGACTCTTGAGAAGTGGCTGCAAGATGAAAAAGAACAGCAATGAAGAGAATTTGGGGagaacattccaagcagagggaacagttaAAGCTCAGCAGCAAAAATGGTGTTAGTGTGTCCCAAGAACTGACAAAAGGCGGGTGAGACTGGAGCAGAGTGAACCTTATACGATATGTACATGAATTACAACAGGAAGCCACACAGTGAAGCAACACGACCTAGTTTGCATTTTTTGAAGGTCCCTCTTCTGTGTGATGGGAAGAGAGCTGAAGAGGGAATGCCAGTTACACCTCCTTCATAAAATTTAAGTGAAGCAGGAAAGGGCTGGGGCCAGTTGCTGGCATTGGAGGGAGGATAGATTTAAGAATCCTTTAGGTTGTATCCTGCTTGAAGAtcaagtttccttaaaaaactaaaaggagagctgatcctgcaatcccactcccggaCATgtatccggagaaaaccataattcaaaactatgcatgcacccagtgttcattgcagcactgtttacagcagGCAGGACAGGGAAGccacctaaacgtccatcaacagaggaatggataaagaggatgtggcacatatctacaatggaatattacccataaaaaagaacaaaataatgcagcaatatggatggaccgagagactgtcatactgagtgaagtaagtcagacagaggaaaacaaatattatatgatatcgcttatatgtggaatctaaaaaaaggctacaaatgaacttatttacaaaacagaaatagagtcacagatgtagaaaacaaacttacagttaccaagggggaaagggggggaagggatgaattgggagattgggaatgacatatacacactaccacatataaaatagataactaataaggacctactatatagcacagggaattctactcaatactctgtaatgacctatatgggagaagaatctaaaaaaggggatatatgtatgtgtacagctgattcactttgctgtacagcagaaactaacacaacattgtaaatcaactatgctccaataaaaactacttaaaaaaagattaaatgtgaGGAGTGGAGAGATAGGAGGAATAAGGGTGATTTTAGCAACTGGAGGAAAGGCCGTTCATGGAGATGGGAAGACTGGGAGAAGAATAAGAGTGGGAGGGGGAAATGTCattttggacatgttaaattTGAAATGAATCTGTGACAAGAACacagaaaattaaggaaacaaacaggTAATATTAATTgccagaaataattaaaaatgtgcaGGAAAGGTAATCACTGATTATCCCACAGCTTAGCCTCGAACGGTACACAGAGTCAAAATAACATCCATGCTGAATGTTGATCTaatcaatcatttaaaataagtGTATTGGGAGGATGGTGCTTGAGAAGTGGGCATTTGTGTGTGATGGAGATAAGGATGGAAAGAGTGTTACGTGCTAATCTTCTACGTGGGAAGTCAAAAGATAATGTTTGGAATTGGAAAAGTCAGGAAGGAGCAATGCAAACATGCCATTTAGAAGTATGGAGGTAAATACTAACAGAATCAGCTGAAAATGTGAAAAGTGGTTACCTCTGAAGAAGGGGAAATTGAGGTGGTGGGGGGAAAGGCTAGTGACAGCTGATTGTTAACAAAACTTGTAGACCTGGATAATCCTTTAAATATGGGcgtatataaatttaataaaaataagaacttaaAGATTTTAAGAGAGCCAACCATGAGGGCAGCCAGCCCTGCAAGCATAGCGAAATCCTGGGTGAACCCAGAACTGATACAAGGCTAAAATGAAGGTTGCTGTCATTGGGAGTGCTCCCACAGATCTTATAGCCCATTTACTTCTGACAGCAGTCCTCTAGGGTAGATATTTgtgtcaccattttacagatgagcaaactgaggctcagtgagatCACAATTTATTCACTCACtgacttattcaacaaatatttacagattgTTTCTTCTGCACCAGCCAGACTAAAAGCTGGCCATTAATTTCTTAGACAATAGAGTCTGTGGTCTTTAGCTTATACTATTCTATGTCCCGTAAAAACAGATCCCCCAAATTAGAGACATCCCATGGACAGACTCCTTGAAGGAATATGATTTTAAAGGTaatgagaagttttaaaaaatacgtaATTCTGACTATGCAAGTGAGACTAATTTAAGTGAGAAGGAAATGAGATTGAAGGTCCGGGTACCCAAAATAGCTACGATATTAACTCACTCATGAGctcagatttttaaatacatcaaataagccagaaagagctcATGACCAAAAAAAAGTACAGAAGATAGGTACAAACCTGTAAGATTTGAGTCTGAATGGTTGTGGATTAATAGAGGATAAAGTTTTATCCATGTTCAAGATCACCACAAATAACTTGAAAAGTTGTGGAAAGGGAAGGTTCATGTCTGATGTTCAATGACGTTATGATGTTACCAGATATCAAAGAAAGAGCCAACCTTTTCTTAAATTCAATTTGATTCCTATTTTCTTCATCAAGGAAAATGGTTTCTAAgtggaaaggaataaaatatattcctGAGAGGTAttggaaaaccaaaacataagaaGAGATAGTAAGTTAACGCTGGGAGAATTTGTAAGAATTTAAATAGGTTTAATTCTCCAAACCCAATAGAATTGCATGCAAGGCTGTTGAAGGTTTCACACTTTTGACCATGGAGTCATCTATGAAAATCAAATGATTCAACTCAGAGTCTTGGGACACAGGAGCTGTGATAAAATGGtaagcaaaattataaaatgctgatACTTTAAGACATAAGGAGCATTGGTTGGCTAGAGCTTTGGCTGAAAGGAAAGATAGCTTCCTAGAAAAGATATGAATTCCTTAAACATCAGGCATCAGCAACCACAGCACTGACACCATTGGGAGCAAAGCTGGCCCCTTAGGATGGCAGAGTTCTCCATCACAGAGCCCTTGGTGGCATCATACCATTGTTGGCCCTTTGGTTATCTGCAGCTACAAGATCAAATGGCCAAAATGGTAGGAGCACTTTGGTAACCAGGAGGAGGGGTTCCTAGAAGACAGATGAAAGCTCCTTTGGGACAtcccaaaggaattttttttttaacttctttttttgtcagatctttattggagtataattcctttacaatgttgtaccagtttccgctgtacaacaaagtgaatcagctatatttatacatatatccctatatcccctagttcttgagcctccctcccaccctccctatctcacccctcttaCCCAAAGGAATTTGAAAAGAGTTGGGGTAAAAACCCAATTAAGAAATTGGTGGGAGCAGAGCCATGAACATTCTATTTTGTCACTTTTATTACAGGTCTTCAGGCAAATCCATTCTTCTTGTTGTTTCAGGAAAATTGTTGACTCTTTTGTGAGCCTATGTTGCTGATAGCTGATCTGTATTAATATTCTaggtaatttttacattttaatagagCATTCCTATGAGACGTTTTGATCCAAAGGGATGAGCTCTTAATGGTAGACATTTAGACTCTGCAAGAGAATGCCTTAGCAGAGGACCATCTCCCTGTGCCTCTCATATTTCCTAACTGGTGTTCCATCTCTGCTTGCCATATCTtttcataatgtatatatggatcctccatctctttctcttcattagggtctctgaattattttctgaCTTCCACAGTGATACATGCTAGTTGAAGTAGACGTGTATAGATGCACTAGTAAGACCTGGAGCCTCATTCCCTTCACACTATTTAAGGAGGTGCAAAGAACACACTAACTGGATTCACTTCACATTTCAGATGTTTAACAAATGTTATGAGCCAGAGTGTGTATctcaaatgtatatttatacagtTGAGCACCATAGAATGTGTCTTCAGGGTGCTATTGTAAACAAGCTGTCAAGCCTAACCGGTTTATCTTGGGGGAGAAAAAACAACCCTTGTTGCAAATGCCATTTACAAACCTTGTGTGAAGCACTCACTAATCGAATCAATTGAGCAATTTTAGAAACATGGAGTACTGTGCTGGTCTGTTCAGAAACCTGAAGCTTAGGTCTTTTTCAATTTAGCAGTTgggaaatctgtttttaaaattaaaaatcagtcaaTTAACAAATTGCCTCAAAATTTTTACCACTGTTACtgtgttttcttactttttaaaaaccaaactaaATTGATTTTTAGTCCATACCTAATATTGAGAGCAAATATCAGACTTTGCATAAAGTTAATATATTCACTTTCTCCTGTTCTGCTTTTATTAGAAGATAAACAGCCTTAAGCAAATATCCCAAATTTCTGTGGTTAAATCTAAAGTAATTTTCATCTtacacataaagcactagaaTTCCTAAAGCAAAATTTGACTTATTACATTTATTGTTAAGCTTCTTTGGGAGAGAATAAATGGAGTAGAGGATTAACTTTGGAGCAGGGGAGACTATAGCCAAGGGTaacagggaaggcttcctgaaggaaggGGGATTTGAACTAGGCCTTGGCGAGTAAAAAGAATGTCCACAGTTGGACTCAAACATGAAGACATTCAGGAAGGAGGGTAAAATAGGGAAGAATCTAGGCATGTCAATGAAATAATAGCTGTCATGATGTAGaataaagtatatgtatataagtaGTAGGTCCAGTGAAGGACCTCTCACagcaattcaggaaaaaaaatgtggtagAGGCAGTGCCTCCTTTTATATGTtgattcttcatttgtttggcaactgtttactgagcacctcctaCATGCCAGATCCTGCTGTGGGCAATGAGAGTATTAAGGAGGGAATGTGTGAAAGAAATGACAAGAGGTCTTTGCATAGAGTACAGCCACATGCTAGTATAAGGTATGCAGAGGAATATGAAGTCTTCAAGCATTCAGAGGAAAATCACCAGTATGCCCTAGAGAAAAGTGCCTTCCACTGAAGCCCAAGGAGTTAAAATAAgtctgaacagaaaaaaaaaagtctatagcATTGActtccattcattaattcaacaagtgTTTATGGAGCCCCCTACTCTGGGCAAAGTGCCATGTGAGCAAGGGAAGGGATTCTGGACTTCCTTGTAGGATGTGTTGCAGAAGAGCACAAGCCTGGCTGCAATGGGCGGAGCTCAGGGCACCAAGGGCATGTGACCTCTCTTGATGGGGCAGGAAGCTCTCTGGGCTCCCACAGCGCTCAGGTCATCTTTATGGACATTGGCTATCTTTGAACTACAGATTTGCAGAAGTGCCAACTATTAATAGACAGGAGAAAGCAGAGTTTACTGTAAGAGCCTGACAAATATAGATCTGAGATATCATTATATTGCTAATTTCTCCTCTGCCCGCAAAAGCTTTGTTGGCCCTTGGGCTGCTTCTTTGTTCTTGCTCTTTTCACTAGGGCAACAGAACACAAATGGCTGGTACAGAGCACACTCTGGGTCTGTTTGCAAACACAGATAGggcacaaaataaaaacaagttctgTTATTTTAGACccagtttctttattttcatttacttattgtctgactttttaaaaaacattccttctctatcctttcctcctttctcccctccgAGCAGCCCAGAGCACCTgaacttatatttattttcatgcatGATTTACAAGCTTTCTCTTTGGAAGTTTTGAAGCTAGGTCCTTCCCTAATAGAGGATCCTGAAGTCATGTCAGGGAAggatctacttttttttaatggagaaataaACAGGTTATGGAGTCTcgttataactttttaaaaagactgctGTAGGCAATCATTTGAATGTCTTTCAAATTCTGAGCAAGTCTTTTTTCAGTCTTAAATAATTACAGAGCTGGCATGTTTCTGTGATTATCCCAGTGACAGAATCCTCCAGAAATAGAGCAAAAGACTCCAAAAATATTGTCCACATTGTGGTTTGTTACATGCAtaaaggctaaaataaaatacatggttCAAACGTCATGGAGTTTCAGCTACAACTTGAAAAAATACCCGTGTGATTCTTTGCCTCCACTT
This genomic window from Hippopotamus amphibius kiboko isolate mHipAmp2 chromosome 14, mHipAmp2.hap2, whole genome shotgun sequence contains:
- the LOC130835486 gene encoding zeta-crystallin; the encoded protein is MATGQKLMRAIRVFEFGGPEVLKLQSDVAIPIPKDHQVLIKVQGCGINPVDTYIRSGTYSRKPLLPYTPGFDVAGIIEAVGESVSAFKKGDRVFTTSTISGGYAEYALAADHTVYPLPETLDFKQGAAVGIPYFTAYRALLHSARVKAGESVLVHGASGGVGIAACQIARAYGLKVWGTAGTEEGQKIVLQNGAHEVFNHKEANYIDKIKKSVGEKGVDVIIEMLANVNLSKDLNLLSHGGRVIVVGSRGPIEINPRDTMAKESSIIGVALYSSTKEEFQQFAAALQAGMEVGWLRPVIGPQYPLEKVAQAHEDIIHSSGATGKMILLLN